Proteins encoded in a region of the Strix uralensis isolate ZFMK-TIS-50842 chromosome Z, bStrUra1, whole genome shotgun sequence genome:
- the ELAC1 gene encoding zinc phosphodiesterase ELAC protein 1 isoform X2, producing the protein MSMDITFLGTGSAYPSPTRGASALVLRREGECWLFDCGEGTQTQFMKSHLKAGRITKIFITHLHGDHFFGLPGLLCTLSLQSSPDPNKPPVDIYGPFGLRNFIWRSMELSHSQLLFPYVVHELVPTRDQCPAEEFKEFSDLDRDEGAQGRILHLDPVENSYLLVEDEQLVLKAFRLFHRIPSFGFVVEEKSRTGKLNVQKLKDLEAPIPGRKICILGDCSGVVGDAAVKLCCEADVLIHEATLDDTQEEKAREHGHSTPKMAADFAKLCKVKKLVLTHFSQRYKPAAQRGEGESDITELKRQAESVLGGQAVTLAEDFMTIEIPMKK; encoded by the exons ATGTCGATGGATATAACTTTCCTCGGCACAGGCTCAGCGTATCCCTCTCCAACGAGAGGAGCGTCGGCGTTAGTGCTCCGCAGGGAAGGAGAGTGCTGGCTCTTCGACTGCGGGGAGGGGACTCAAACGCAGTTCATGAAGAGCCATCTCAAAGCAG GTAGAATTACCAAGATTTTCATAACTCATCTTCACGGTGACCACTTTTTTGGACTTCCTGGCCTGCTGTGTACACTTAGCCTCCAAAGTAGCCCTGACCCAAACAAACCACCCGTTGATATTTATGGACCATTCGGACTGCGAAACTTCATATGGAGGAGTATGGAGCTCTCCCACTCCCAACTTCTCTTTCCCTACGTTGTTCATGAGCTGGTACCTACACGGGACCAGTGCCCCGCAGAAGAATTTAAAGAGTTTTCTGACTTGGACAGAGATGAGGGAGCACAAGGGAGAATACTCCACCTGGATCCAGTAGAGAACTCTTACTTACTGGTTGAGGATGAGCAACTGGTTCTGAAAGCATTTCGCCTATTTCACCGCATTCCTTCCTTTGGCTTCGTGGTGGAAGAGAAGTCCCGGACCGGTAAACTCAACGTACAGAAACTGAAAGACCTTG AAGCTCCGATTCCTGgaagaaaaatttgcattttgggGGACTGTTCAGGGGTGGTCGGAGATGCGGCCGTGAAGCTTTGCTGTGAGGCAGATGTACTGATACATGAAGCCACGCTGGACGACACCCAAGAGGAAAAAGCCAGAGAGCATGGTCATAGCACTCCAAAAATGGCAGCGGATTTTGCAAAATTGTGTAAAGTTAAAAAACTGGTTTTGACTCACTTCAGTCAGAGGTATAAACCAGCTGCtcagagaggggagggagagtcGGACATCACCGAACTGAAGAGACAGGCAGAGTCTGTGTTAGGTGGTCAAGCAGTAACACTGGCTGAGGATTTTATGACAATAGAAATtccaatgaaaaagtaa
- the ELAC1 gene encoding zinc phosphodiesterase ELAC protein 1 isoform X1, with product MSMDITFLGTGSAYPSPTRGASALVLRREGECWLFDCGEGTQTQFMKSHLKAGRITKIFITHLHGDHFFGLPGLLCTLSLQSSPDPNKPPVDIYGPFGLRNFIWRSMELSHSQLLFPYVVHELVPTRDQCPAEEFKEFSDLDRDEGAQGRILHLDPVENSYLLVEDEQLVLKAFRLFHRIPSFGFVVEEKSRTGKLNVQKLKDLGVQPGPLYGKLKNGTAVVLENGVTISPSDVLEAPIPGRKICILGDCSGVVGDAAVKLCCEADVLIHEATLDDTQEEKAREHGHSTPKMAADFAKLCKVKKLVLTHFSQRYKPAAQRGEGESDITELKRQAESVLGGQAVTLAEDFMTIEIPMKK from the exons ATGTCGATGGATATAACTTTCCTCGGCACAGGCTCAGCGTATCCCTCTCCAACGAGAGGAGCGTCGGCGTTAGTGCTCCGCAGGGAAGGAGAGTGCTGGCTCTTCGACTGCGGGGAGGGGACTCAAACGCAGTTCATGAAGAGCCATCTCAAAGCAG GTAGAATTACCAAGATTTTCATAACTCATCTTCACGGTGACCACTTTTTTGGACTTCCTGGCCTGCTGTGTACACTTAGCCTCCAAAGTAGCCCTGACCCAAACAAACCACCCGTTGATATTTATGGACCATTCGGACTGCGAAACTTCATATGGAGGAGTATGGAGCTCTCCCACTCCCAACTTCTCTTTCCCTACGTTGTTCATGAGCTGGTACCTACACGGGACCAGTGCCCCGCAGAAGAATTTAAAGAGTTTTCTGACTTGGACAGAGATGAGGGAGCACAAGGGAGAATACTCCACCTGGATCCAGTAGAGAACTCTTACTTACTGGTTGAGGATGAGCAACTGGTTCTGAAAGCATTTCGCCTATTTCACCGCATTCCTTCCTTTGGCTTCGTGGTGGAAGAGAAGTCCCGGACCGGTAAACTCAACGTACAGAAACTGAAAGACCTTG GAGTTCAACCAGGTCCTTTATATGGAAAACTGAAGAATGGAACTGCGGTTGTTCTAGAAAATGGAGTAACAATTTCTCCTTCTGATGTCTTAGAAGCTCCGATTCCTGgaagaaaaatttgcattttgggGGACTGTTCAGGGGTGGTCGGAGATGCGGCCGTGAAGCTTTGCTGTGAGGCAGATGTACTGATACATGAAGCCACGCTGGACGACACCCAAGAGGAAAAAGCCAGAGAGCATGGTCATAGCACTCCAAAAATGGCAGCGGATTTTGCAAAATTGTGTAAAGTTAAAAAACTGGTTTTGACTCACTTCAGTCAGAGGTATAAACCAGCTGCtcagagaggggagggagagtcGGACATCACCGAACTGAAGAGACAGGCAGAGTCTGTGTTAGGTGGTCAAGCAGTAACACTGGCTGAGGATTTTATGACAATAGAAATtccaatgaaaaagtaa